The DNA region TAGGCAATGAATGCATCATTACTGGTGTATACACTTTGTTCAAAGCAGCTACTCTTCAAGGAATGAGTAAATATGTCTTTGTTGCTTATTCTTATACTGTTTCAACCATTCTCCTCCTTCCTTTCTATTTTTTCTATACAAGGTTAGTAATTGCAAATCATAAAAATACATATATCTAACTTAGTTTACACACTTGattaatgttttttttttcagGTCTGTTTTCAGATCAAGAGTGGTTCCTAAACTCAGTTTCTCCATCTTATTTAAAATTGCTCTTCTTGGAGTCGTAGGGTAAGTAATAGCTTATACTTAAAGTACTTATATTATAAGCGCTTATTTAATAAGCTGTTTATTTAAACAAAGTTATGTTTTGGTGGCTATGATTTGAAGATGTTCAGCGCAGTTCTTGGCGTATGCTGGCATCAGTTACAGTTCTCCAACACTTTCATCTGCAATTGGAAACTTGATTCCTGCTTTCACCTTCATCTTAGCTGTCATTTGCAGGTTACTCCACTGTCTTATAATTCACaaaatctcttttttttttctttatcTATGTTCATAATCCATTTCAATAAATAAAAACTCATTATTTTAATTGAAATCTTTGATTGTTCCATTTTAAGGATGGAAAAGATAGCTATAAAAAGTAGAACAACACAAGCTAAGGTTTGGGGAAGCATTATATCAATATCAGGTGCATTTATAGTGACTTTCTACAAAGGAAAATCAATCACCATTACTCATAATTCATCTTTCTTTCACCTTCAACAACCAAATCACATTCTCACTTCAGTTGATACAAATTGGGCCATCGGTGGCCTTCTGTTGACGGTATCCAATATACTACTAACAATATGGTTCGTCGCTCAGGTACAttttttatttgcaaatattgaaaTATATAATCGATATTTCACATTGAAAATGTGTCTGGTGTCTGATATCTGTAAGGTTGACACCGATACAATACATGTTATTTCTTAAATTATCATCAGTATCATGTTCGATGTCTGCTCTATGTCGCAACTTCATAGAATAAGGTTGCATTCTAATTAATCTTAAATTTTGATGTATATGTTAATTTTGAAGGTGGAAATCATGAAGGAGATCGAAGATGAACTAACTTTGGTGTTGGTTCACAACTTATTTGCAACTATCTTAGCTTTAAGTGTAGGTTTATTAGCAGAGACCAATAAGAGTCTTTGGAAAATAAGACTAGACATATCACTCATCTCTATTATCTGCACTGTAAGATAAGTTGTCTATTAACTTAAAAGTCCTAATTTTATAAAGATTAAAAATGACACTGACACTCGTTCTAATTAGTTTTTGTCTTGTTACTAAAGATTAGAAGAGATGTCAGTGTCATTTTAGAGTAGGTTAATGTATGTTTAAAAACTAGAGGAAGTGTCATTTTAGTAAACTCATAGACAATTTTTTGATGATGTCTTATGATTTACTTATTGTTAGGGAATATTTGGGAAATTCTTGAGTAGTGCAGTATATGCTTGGGCAATACACTTAAAGGGTCCTGTATATGCAACAATGTTCAAGCCACTTTCAATTGTAATTGCTGTTGCCATGGGAATTGTGTTCCTTGGTGATACTCTTCATATTGGAAGGTGAGTATATATTGATATTTAAAAGTATTATGTATGTTGAAATTTTCATATGCTTAACATTGTCATTGTCATTGTGTAGTATAATTGGCGCCACAGTAATATCAATTGGATTTTATGCTGTAATGTGGGGCAAAGCAACTGAAGAAAAGGAGGATGGTTTTGGTAGCAAGGAATCACCAACTATTGATAGTCTTCCTCTTTTGCAAAGTTATAAAACTGAAAAATTATAAAAAGAAAATAGACTAAGTACATATTGTTAGTATTTGAATAGTTGATAGTTGATATAAAAAAGTTTTAGAAAATTATTTAGAAAGAAGGCTGTGACATTGATTTCTTGGGTGATGGTTTACAAAGTATCAATTGTCTATTTATAGGCTCATGTCACCAACCTCTTAATGGTGGTGAATGTTTTTACATTATTTTAGTTCTTTCTAGATGTTTCATGATAGTTTTAGGTTCTTCTATCATTTTCATACACTTATAATTCTACGTTCTTCTACCTTTTTCATACACATTTTAGTTCTTGACTCTTCTACCATTTTCATACACATTATATTTAAGAATATTCTAGAAATTTATAGCAATTTCAACACTCCTCCTTGATGCAACTTTCTGTAACTTCAAGCGTAGCTCATAGCTCTTTAAATCTTGGTCTTGGCAACACCTTCGTGAATATGTCTGCAATTTGATCATTTGTCACGCAGTAGTCAATTGATCTCTTCAGTTACTTCAGCTTCTCTGATAAAGTGATACTTCATTGCTATGTGTTTTGTTCTGCTGTGATGTATTGCATTCTTTTCCATTGTAATTGTTGATTTGTTGTCGCAATTGATTGTAGTAAACTCATCTTGTTTTTCTCACATGTATTCAAGTATCCTTCGGAGTCATATAGCTTGACTTGTTGCTTCAGCAGCTGCCACGTACTCTACTTTTGTTGTTAATTGTGCAGTCATAGCTTGCTTCTTCGACGCCCAAGAGAAAATTCCTGATCCTAGAGAGAAAGCATATCCAGAAGTGCTCTTCATGTCATCTATCGAACCTGCCCAATCACCATCGGTGTAGCCAAGTAATCTTGAATCGATTTTGATAGTATACCATATACCTAACTCTTTTGTTCCTTGTAGATACCTCAAAATTCTTTTTGCTGCTCCGAAGAGTACTTGACTTGAGCTTTACATGAGTTTTGATAGAATACTTGTAGCATACATTATGTCTGGTCGTATAGTTGTCAAATATAGGAGGCTTTCAATTAGACTTCTCTATCTGGATGCATCAATTTCTCATTCTCCATCATTCTTCTGTAATTTCTCATTTGTTACGAGTGGAGTAGCAACAAGTTTACAAACGTACATCTTGAACTTCTTAAGTAAGTCTTCTATGTATTTCTTTTAGGAGATTAATATCATTTCTCTGACTTACCTCTATACCAAGGAAGTAACTCATCAAACCAAGATCAGTCATCTCAAAGGTCTTCATCATGTCTTCTTTGAACTCCATCATCATCTTAGTATTGTTTTCCGTGTAGATAAGATCATCTACATATATAGAGAGTAAGATAATGTTCTGACCTTGAGACTTAGTGTATAGTGTATACTCACTCTTGCTCCTCCTAAATCCTCGATCCATGAAATATTGATCGATTATTCTATACAATGCTCAAGGTGCCTGCTTCAGATCATATATTGCCTTTCTTAGTCTTAACACTTTGCTTTCTTCCCATTCAGACATGAATCCTTGGGGCTGCTCCACATAGATCTCTTCTTCAAGTATATTGATGAAGGCATATTTGACATCTAGTTGATGGATACTACATCCTTTTTTGTGCCGCAGGAGCCATTAGAGCTCTTATGGTATCAAGACTAGCTATTGGTGCAAATGTCTCATTGTAGTCAACCAGATTACTTTGAGTGACCCTTAGCTATTAGCCTCGCCTTTTGTTTCTGTATGGTGCCGTCGGGGTTAAACTTTGTCTTATAGACCCACTTAACCCCAATGATATCTTTTCCATGAGGACAATTTACTAACTCCCatgtgttatttttcttgatcATCTTTATCTCTTCTTCCATTGCCATGACCTATACTTCCTGCTTTGACGCTTCTTCAAAGCTTCTAGGTTCAAGTATGGCCATGTTGCAGGTTTCATATATGTCCACCAAAGATCTTACTCGTCTTGGTATAGACTTTGGTGATGATAGTTCTTGTTCTTAttgttgtggtggaggtgaaAGAGGTTCAC from Lathyrus oleraceus cultivar Zhongwan6 chromosome 1, CAAS_Psat_ZW6_1.0, whole genome shotgun sequence includes:
- the LOC127119983 gene encoding WAT1-related protein At5g40240; protein product: MDRRCCNCYKDLLPFMVLVGNECIITGVYTLFKAATLQGMSKYVFVAYSYTVSTILLLPFYFFYTRSVFRSRVVPKLSFSILFKIALLGVVGCSAQFLAYAGISYSSPTLSSAIGNLIPAFTFILAVICRMEKIAIKSRTTQAKVWGSIISISGAFIVTFYKGKSITITHNSSFFHLQQPNHILTSVDTNWAIGGLLLTVSNILLTIWFVAQVEIMKEIEDELTLVLVHNLFATILALSVGLLAETNKSLWKIRLDISLISIICTGIFGKFLSSAVYAWAIHLKGPVYATMFKPLSIVIAVAMGIVFLGDTLHIGSIIGATVISIGFYAVMWGKATEEKEDGFGSKESPTIDSLPLLQSYKTEKL